In Bryobacteraceae bacterium, the following proteins share a genomic window:
- a CDS encoding alpha/beta hydrolase-fold protein: MLTLRLAGATLAAVGLFAQAPEPNPDAQFRPSPDTQPQEGVPQGTIKGPFTLPSEAYPGTQHTWWIYVPAQYDPANPAALMVFNDGQAFKDERGDLHAPTVLDNLIYRREIPVMLAVFINPGRTPEQPEPHLKEWGDRTTNRPTEYNSLDDRYARVIVEELLPAVKKEYNISPDPEQRGIGGASSGAIAAFGVAWRRPNEFRKVLSLIGSFVNLRGGHQFADMVAREERKPIRIFLQDGRNDNRGQRRDGSYDPTRDWFLQNVRLMRALAAKGYDVNHIWGIGRHSQKHGAAVMPEMLRWLWRDQSVSTDVKDMVERSFRGAGKAK; this comes from the coding sequence ATGTTGACGTTACGATTGGCCGGCGCGACGCTGGCCGCCGTCGGGTTGTTCGCCCAGGCGCCGGAGCCGAACCCGGACGCGCAGTTTCGCCCCAGTCCGGACACGCAGCCGCAGGAAGGCGTGCCGCAAGGGACGATAAAGGGTCCGTTTACACTGCCGAGCGAGGCTTATCCGGGAACGCAGCACACCTGGTGGATCTACGTGCCGGCGCAATACGATCCGGCGAATCCCGCGGCGCTGATGGTGTTCAACGACGGGCAGGCCTTCAAAGACGAACGGGGCGACCTGCACGCCCCGACCGTGCTCGACAACCTGATCTACCGCCGCGAAATCCCGGTGATGCTGGCCGTGTTCATCAACCCGGGCCGGACACCGGAGCAGCCGGAACCGCACTTGAAAGAGTGGGGCGACCGGACGACGAACCGGCCCACCGAATACAACTCGCTTGACGACCGGTACGCGCGGGTGATCGTGGAGGAACTGCTGCCGGCGGTGAAGAAGGAGTACAACATCTCGCCCGATCCCGAGCAGCGCGGGATCGGCGGGGCAAGTTCCGGCGCGATCGCGGCGTTTGGGGTGGCCTGGCGCCGGCCGAACGAATTCCGAAAGGTGCTGAGCCTGATCGGCAGTTTCGTCAATCTGCGAGGCGGCCACCAATTCGCCGATATGGTCGCCAGGGAGGAAAGGAAGCCGATCCGGATTTTCCTCCAGGACGGCCGCAACGACAATCGCGGCCAGCGGCGCGACGGCAGCTACGATCCCACGCGGGATTGGTTTCTGCAGAACGTCCGGCTGATGCGGGCGCTCGCGGCGAAGGGCTACGACGTGAACCATATTTGGGGAATCGGCCGGCACTCGCAGAAGCACGGTGCGGCGGTGATGCCGGAAATGTTGCGCTGGCTATGGAGGGATCAATCGGTGTCGACCGATGTCAAGGATATGGTCGAACGTTCGTTCCGCGGAGCGGGAAAGGCCAAGTAG
- a CDS encoding glycoside hydrolase family 15 protein: MTNGYVPIDGYLPIEAYGVIGDLRSVALVGQNGSIDWCCLPDFDSPSVFGALLDHTSGGRFRIWSEASSHQQMYMPDSNVLLTRFPSQDGVGEVLDFMPLSSRPASPMHQIIRMVRSVRGQVRFHLLCDPRLDYARSVPRVEIASGRGAVFEGICEGKRQRVALLSPLPLARAERGVESEFTLNQGESVAFVFRYHADPDFDLLGAPMDSEDALNATQSYWRRWLSKCRYQGRWREMVYRSALCLKLLTYQPTGAIVAAPTCSLPEEIGGIRNWDYRYTWVRDAAFTIFAFLRLGYSEEAAQFMDWLQQRVSEEEKINGPLNVMYGIDGRHEMPELVLDHLEGYRGSQPVRIGNGAAQQLQLDIYGELIDSVYLYNKHSEPISYDFWVQLRRMLDWVARNWELPDEGIWEVRGGKHHFVYSKMQCWVALDRGLRIAAKRGLPVDTARLRDARDRIYEAIMTRGWDPKRRTFTQAFDSKAIDAANLIMPLTLFLPATDPRMKGTIDAVMQDLVSDSLVYRYLLNDEHSDGLTGREGTFSMCSFWLVEALTRAGRLDEARFIFEKMLTYANHLGLYSEEIGPCGEALGNFPQAFTHLGLISAAYTLNRKLGGRP; this comes from the coding sequence GTGACCAACGGCTACGTCCCAATTGACGGCTACCTTCCGATCGAAGCCTACGGCGTGATCGGCGACTTGCGATCCGTGGCGCTGGTGGGGCAAAACGGCTCGATCGACTGGTGCTGCCTGCCGGATTTCGATTCCCCAAGCGTTTTCGGCGCGCTGCTCGACCATACCAGTGGGGGGCGGTTCCGGATCTGGAGCGAGGCTTCATCGCACCAGCAGATGTACATGCCGGATTCGAACGTGTTGCTGACGCGTTTTCCGAGCCAGGACGGCGTGGGCGAGGTGCTGGACTTCATGCCGCTGAGCTCGCGGCCGGCCTCGCCGATGCACCAGATCATCCGAATGGTGCGATCGGTGCGGGGCCAGGTGCGTTTCCATTTGCTTTGCGATCCGCGGCTCGACTACGCGAGAAGCGTGCCCAGGGTGGAGATCGCTTCGGGCAGAGGCGCAGTTTTCGAGGGGATTTGCGAGGGCAAGAGGCAGCGAGTGGCGCTGTTGTCGCCCCTCCCGCTGGCGCGCGCCGAGCGGGGCGTCGAAAGCGAGTTCACGCTGAATCAGGGCGAGTCCGTCGCGTTCGTATTCCGGTACCACGCCGATCCGGACTTCGACCTGCTGGGCGCGCCGATGGACAGCGAAGACGCGCTCAACGCGACGCAGAGCTACTGGCGGCGATGGTTGTCGAAGTGCCGGTACCAGGGCCGGTGGCGGGAGATGGTGTACCGTTCGGCGCTCTGTCTGAAGCTGCTGACCTATCAGCCGACCGGAGCGATTGTGGCGGCGCCGACGTGCAGCCTTCCGGAGGAGATCGGCGGCATCCGGAACTGGGATTACCGTTATACGTGGGTGCGGGACGCGGCATTCACGATTTTCGCATTCCTGCGGCTGGGATACTCGGAAGAGGCCGCCCAGTTCATGGACTGGCTCCAGCAGCGCGTGAGCGAGGAAGAGAAAATCAACGGGCCGCTGAATGTGATGTACGGCATCGACGGGCGCCACGAAATGCCCGAGCTCGTGCTGGATCATCTGGAAGGGTACCGTGGGTCTCAGCCGGTGCGGATCGGCAACGGAGCGGCGCAGCAACTTCAGCTCGACATCTACGGCGAGCTGATCGATTCCGTGTACCTGTACAACAAGCATTCCGAGCCGATCTCGTACGACTTCTGGGTGCAGTTGCGGCGGATGCTCGACTGGGTGGCGCGGAACTGGGAGTTGCCCGACGAAGGGATCTGGGAAGTGCGGGGCGGAAAGCACCATTTCGTCTATTCGAAGATGCAGTGCTGGGTGGCGCTGGACCGGGGACTGCGGATCGCGGCCAAGCGCGGACTGCCCGTGGACACGGCGCGGCTGCGCGACGCGCGGGACCGGATCTACGAAGCGATCATGACGCGGGGGTGGGATCCAAAGCGCCGGACGTTCACCCAGGCGTTCGACTCGAAGGCGATTGACGCGGCGAACCTGATCATGCCGTTGACACTGTTTCTGCCGGCGACCGATCCGCGCATGAAAGGGACGATCGACGCGGTGATGCAGGACCTGGTATCCGACAGCCTGGTGTACCGCTACCTGTTGAATGACGAACACAGCGACGGACTCACCGGGCGCGAAGGAACGTTCAGCATGTGTTCGTTCTGGCTGGTGGAGGCGCTGACGCGGGCTGGGCGGCTGGACGAGG
- a CDS encoding aldolase/citrate lyase family protein: MKTRIFAALLALAAMATAQTRTFNTVKQKLAEGKQVFGGTVSSSDPEIYCAMATAGFDFLWIEMQHSPLSYHEVATMVRSCKSATAIPFIRVPDATEGDIQKAVDLGALGIIVPMVDNLDKAKNAVTFAKYPPVGRRSQGGGQYGYLWGSDYRQTANDNIMIVAMIENPKGVAIAEELASTPGVDVVFIASTDLGSFMGKRQGDPDYEAAVTKARLAISKAGKKVGGPAAWRNREGYHFFQSPGETSLIRSGAQAALGMGGADSSERRGIAPIEGSEHHPTGAKK, encoded by the coding sequence ATGAAAACCCGTATTTTCGCAGCCCTGCTCGCGCTTGCCGCCATGGCGACGGCGCAGACCCGGACCTTCAACACCGTCAAGCAGAAGCTCGCCGAAGGCAAGCAGGTCTTTGGCGGGACGGTCTCTTCGTCGGACCCGGAAATCTATTGCGCCATGGCCACGGCCGGCTTCGATTTCCTGTGGATTGAAATGCAGCACAGTCCGCTGAGCTATCACGAAGTAGCGACCATGGTGCGCTCCTGCAAGAGCGCCACGGCGATTCCGTTCATCCGCGTTCCGGACGCGACCGAGGGCGACATTCAGAAAGCCGTCGACCTGGGCGCGCTGGGCATCATCGTGCCGATGGTGGACAACCTCGATAAGGCGAAGAACGCGGTTACGTTCGCCAAGTATCCGCCGGTGGGGCGGCGCAGCCAGGGCGGCGGGCAATACGGCTATCTCTGGGGTTCGGATTACCGGCAGACGGCCAACGACAACATCATGATCGTGGCGATGATCGAGAACCCGAAAGGCGTGGCGATCGCCGAGGAGCTGGCATCGACGCCGGGAGTGGACGTGGTCTTTATCGCGTCGACCGATCTCGGGTCGTTCATGGGCAAACGGCAGGGCGATCCGGATTACGAGGCGGCGGTGACGAAGGCGCGGCTGGCGATCTCAAAGGCCGGGAAGAAGGTGGGGGGGCCGGCGGCGTGGCGGAATCGGGAGGGGTATCATTTCTTCCAGTCGCCAGGCGAGACGAGCCTGATCCGGAGCGGCGCGCAGGCGGCGCTGGGAATGGGCGGAGCGGATTCGAGCGAGCGCCGCGGGATCGCGCCGATCGAAGGTTCCGAGCACCATCCGACGGGCGCTAAGAAATAG
- a CDS encoding gluconate:H+ symporter — MHPLLVLAIAIAVVFVLIIRLKINAFVALIAAAITVGVLSPNVPLPAVMPKVAETFGIVCGKIGIVIALAALIGQCLMESGAADKIVRVFVRAIGESRASLSLLASGYVLSVPVFFDTVFYLLVPLARAMRVRTGKNYLLFVMAICAGGAVTHSLVPPTPGPLAMAATLNLDLGVMILAGAIVGIPMSLAGWAFARSRDASMEVPLRAVGGTTLEELEELARVEEAKLPGFWRSMLPILLPVLMITANTAAAAIDKTSEFAKTMAFVGDPNLALLVSTAVAVHLLARQRRLSLGELAKPMEEAFASGGLIILITAAGGAFGGMLVEAGVGRTLGEMARQYSIPMLLLGFGLGALIKVAQGSSTVAMITVSSILAPLAVSTPPPFHTVYIATAIGSGALVGSWMNDSGFWVYKQMAGLTEQEALKTWTPLLAVLGVTGYLATQVAAILLPLR; from the coding sequence ATGCACCCCCTGCTCGTCCTAGCGATCGCAATCGCGGTGGTCTTCGTCCTGATCATCCGCCTCAAGATCAACGCCTTCGTGGCGCTGATCGCCGCCGCCATCACGGTGGGCGTGTTGAGCCCGAACGTCCCGCTTCCGGCCGTGATGCCCAAGGTCGCCGAGACCTTCGGCATCGTGTGCGGCAAGATCGGGATTGTCATCGCTCTCGCGGCGCTGATCGGGCAGTGCCTGATGGAGAGCGGCGCCGCCGACAAGATCGTCCGCGTCTTCGTCCGCGCCATCGGCGAATCCCGCGCCTCGCTGTCGCTGCTCGCGAGCGGCTACGTGCTCTCGGTGCCGGTTTTCTTCGACACGGTGTTCTACCTGCTGGTGCCGCTCGCCCGGGCGATGCGCGTCCGCACGGGGAAGAACTACCTGCTTTTCGTGATGGCGATCTGCGCCGGCGGCGCGGTGACGCACAGCCTGGTGCCGCCCACGCCCGGTCCCCTTGCCATGGCGGCGACGCTCAACCTGGATCTCGGCGTGATGATCCTCGCGGGGGCGATCGTCGGCATCCCGATGTCGCTCGCCGGATGGGCGTTCGCGCGCAGCCGCGACGCGTCGATGGAGGTGCCGCTGCGCGCCGTCGGCGGAACCACGCTCGAGGAACTCGAGGAACTGGCGCGGGTCGAGGAGGCGAAACTTCCGGGCTTCTGGCGCTCCATGCTGCCGATCCTGCTCCCGGTGCTGATGATCACCGCCAACACCGCCGCGGCGGCCATAGACAAGACCAGTGAATTCGCCAAAACGATGGCATTCGTCGGCGACCCGAACCTGGCCCTTCTCGTCTCCACCGCCGTCGCCGTTCATCTGCTCGCGCGCCAGCGCCGGCTTTCCCTCGGCGAACTCGCCAAGCCGATGGAAGAAGCCTTCGCGAGCGGCGGGTTGATCATTCTCATCACGGCCGCTGGGGGCGCTTTCGGCGGTATGCTCGTCGAAGCCGGAGTAGGCCGGACGCTCGGCGAAATGGCGCGCCAATACTCGATCCCGATGCTGCTGCTCGGCTTCGGGCTGGGCGCGTTGATCAAGGTGGCGCAGGGCTCGAGTACGGTGGCGATGATCACGGTCTCGTCGATCCTGGCCCCGCTCGCCGTGTCCACTCCGCCTCCGTTTCACACCGTCTACATCGCCACCGCCATCGGCAGCGGCGCGCTGGTGGGTTCCTGGATGAACGACTCCGGGTTCTGGGTCTACAAGCAGATGGCCGGCCTCACCGAGCAGGAAGCCCTCAAGACGTGGACTCCGCTGCTGGCGGTCCTCGGGGTCACCGGATACCTCGCCACTCAGGTGGCGGCGATCCTGCTGCCGCTTCGCTGA